gagaatcactgacatgatgtcaagaagggcagcaaagaaaccacttctctccaggaaaacatcagggacagactgatattctgcaaaaggtacagcgattggactgctgaggactggggtaaaataATCTTCTCTggtgaatcccctttccgattgtttggggcatccgtaaaaaagcttgtccggagaagacaaggtgagcgctaccatcagtcctgtgtcatgccaacagtaaataatcctgagaccattcatgtgtggggttgcttctcagccaagggagtgggctcactcacaattttgcctaagaacacagccatgaataaagaacggtaccaacacatcctctgagagcaacttctcccaaccatcctgGAACAGTTTgatgatgaacaatgccttttccagcatgatggagcaccttgccatgagtcaaaagtgataactaagtggctcggggaacaaaacattgatattttgggtccatggccaggaaactccccagaccttaatcccattgagaacttgtggtcaatcctcaagaggagggtggacaaacaaaaccccacaaattctgacaaactccaagcattgattatgcaagaatgggcttccatcagtcaggatgtggcccagaagttaattgacagaatgccagggcggattgcagaagtcttgaaaaagaagggtcaacactgtaaatattgactctttgaaatcaacttcatgtaattgtcagtgaaagcctttgacacttatgaaatgcttgtaattatacttcagtattccatagtaacatctgacaaatatctaaagacactgaagcagcagactgtgaaaattaatatttgtgtcattctcaaaacatttggccatgactgtagatGGACAGTCCCACAGCTAGCAGTTGTGCGAATCAAGTCTTGCATTGCGACACACTGAGGGAGTATCTAAAACTGTCGGGTGCTATTCAGAAAGTGAAAAAAGCATACTGTAGTCTATTGGTCTGACTTCAAATGTACTGGTACATTATTAGGACTATTAACATGAGATTCAACCACTATAAACTCACAAATATAATATTTCACAGAAGGATAAAGTCCAAGTCCTGTGACAAAAGTAAAGAATTTATAGATAGTCCCTGATGATAATTGACGTCATACACCGACAGTTAGTGTTCTTTTAAACCTAATCTTAACCACACTAcgaaccttatgcctaaccctaaccttaaattaagaccaaaaagtgAATCTTTGTTTTCATGAGGTTTTAacatatagccaattttgactttgtggctgtttgtaactagtgacaaccaagATTAACATGAAATTAGGATTTAGCGGAATATATCGGTCACACCGTTCATATAGGCTACCTCAATCGATCACACTGTAGCAGAGGTACTGGATCGCCACTTCCTTTCTGACTGTAGCATCATAAATAGGCATCATATATAGTCCGAGATATTGATCTGATTTAGCCAATCTCTGCATGTTTCTATTGACAGTATCAGAGGAAGGTttgaaaaattgccaaagactccagccaccaagCCGTAGACTGTTCACACAACTACCGTCTGGTAAACGGTACCGGAGCAATGGCTCTCGGCTcagagacagcttctacccccaagccataaaactgctaaatatccagactgctaaatagtcagcATTATTAttaaacaggtgcaccttgtgctgggggcaataagaggccactctaaaatgtacagttttgtcacacaacataatgccacagatgtctcaagttttgagggagcatgtaattggcatgcttactgcaggaatgtccaccagagctgataccagatcatttaatgttcatttctctgccataagccgcctccaacttcgttttagagaatttggcagtatgtccaaccggcctcacaacagcagaccatgTGTAAACACAGCCCAGGACCgctacatctggcttcttcacctgcggaatcgtctgataccagccacccggacagctgattaaactgtgggtttacacaaccaaacattttctgcacaaactgtcagaaaccgtctcagggaagctcatctgtgtgctcgttgtcctcaccagggtcttgccTGACtgcaacttcagtgggcaaatgctcaccatCGATGGCCACTTTCAAGCTgcagaagtgtgctcttcattgaTTAATCAAgttttcaactgtaccgggcagatggcagacagcgtgtatggcattgtgtgggtgagcggtttgctgatgtcaacactgtgaacagagtgccccatggtggcggtggggttatggtatgggcaggcataagctatggacaacgaacacacaTGCATTTTTCcaatggtaatttgaatgcacagagatacgaTCTGTCGCCGtcccctcatgtttcagcatgataatgcacggccccatgtcacaaggatcctgtgcacaattcctggaagttaaaaatgtcccagtttttccatggcctgcatactcaccagacatgtcacccattgagcccgtttgggatgctctggagcGACATGTATGACAGTgagttccagttcctgccaatatccagcaacttcacacagccattgaagaggagtcagacaacattccataggccacaatcaacagcctgatcaactctatgcaaggGAAAAGTGTCGCCcaacatgaggcaaatggtggtcacaccagatactgactgtttttctGATCCATGCTTAACTTCTTTTAAGGGTTATGTgacaacagatgcatatctgtaatcCCAGTAATGTGAATTACATAGATTTttggcctaatgaatgtatttcaaatgactgattttccttatgaactgtaactcagtaaaatctttgtttttgttcagtgtacaaactatatacacactcactcacacactctacattgacactcccacacaaaatccatacactatatacacacacacatagactgaCACAACACATATACACATTACATACGTACATTCACATACACTTTTGCACTCATCATTTTCTGCTGCTGCTCTgtttattttactcttattatcATCTATCACaatgtcactttaccctgccttcatttACCTACTGTATCTAAACTCTTAAAAAAAAGTGTTATCTAAatcctaaaagggttctttggctgtccccatagggtaACCCTTTGAACAACCATTCttggatccaggtagaacccttatGGGTTCAATGTAGAACCCTATCCACAGAGGTTTCTAagtggaacccaaaagggttctacatgaacCCAAAAAGGtcctacttggaaccaaaaagtgttatccTAGGAAGAGCCGAATAAACCATTTGGAACCATTTTTTTCTTAAGAGggtacctcaaataccttgtaccTCTCtatacattgatctggtactggtactccctgtatatagcgccattcttgtgtatttaattttattcctcgtgttagttattaaatatatgtatttttattGTTTTACTCTCTATCGTTTGGAATGgttcgtaagcaagcatttcactgtaaagtctacaccaatTGTATTCGccgcatgtgataaataaaaatgtatttgatttggaAAGTGTAAAGTGATTGACAGCCGAGTGAACAAATAACAAGACGCAATGCAGCCCTACAAACCAATCACAAGCCATAGGGCGTTTTATGGTTGAATGGGAGGAGTCGTAATCTAAAATGGCCGCCGCCACAAACAACAACTGCCAGATATTGAATATTCTCTCCGATATTTTTCTTCGTCAGACCATGACACTAAAAACATATTGGACGTTTGTGATTATTCTTATTACAACTTGTCGATCTTTTGCCGACGATGATAATCATGAAATGGAGGAGTTTCTGAAAAGGGAGCATTCATTGTCAAAACCCTATCAAGGTAACGTTAGCGCCATTGTATCACCCTTTATTATAGTATAATGTGAGAACGCTGAAATTAATGCTGTATATTCGACATTGCAACAATGTTATACTGACTGTGGAGTGTTGATGCTCGTAAGATCGTTTTTTGCTCCCACTACATCAAGGCTCTACGTTATGTACAACTTGTTTTATATAATATGACAACTGTCCCTCAGTCTTTTCTGTTCTATGTGTGTTACAAATAATGTGTGCTTAGGTGTGGGGTCGTCCAGCTCCTCCCATTGGGAATTGATGGGCGATGCCATGGTAACCACAGAGCAGGTGCGCCTCACAACAGACATGCAGAGCAAGCAGGGGGCAGTGTGGGCCGCATCGTCCAGCTCCTCCCATTGGGGGAGCTAATTGATGGGCGATGCCATGGTAACCACAGAGCAGGTGCGCCTCACAACAGACATGCAGAGCAAGCAGGGGGCAGTGTGGAGCCGCATTGTGAGTACAGAACATTGCACACTGTTAAGTCTACATCACTGATACTCtctatcagaggaggctggtggggggagctataggaggatgggctcattgtaatggcatTAATGGAACGGAGTgtaacatggtttccatgtgatCCCGGCTACCCCTGGTATTCCGGTATGGAaacttttgtcatgtccctgcactgtggaggcgctatggacagtgtgctccgccctggtggacactgtTGACTGCCTACAACTGTCATCCttgagctggcacccatgaaagggaagggaataatgactctgacagtaggggggcAGGGCTGTGCGTCattgtatcctggggttggactttcttaggagtgccagttagacctaaataggggcacactgagcttcgCGCGGACAGCCAGGGAGGGAcgggaagcttttcatgctcagtttgaactgttagctcattttagggggtggtcggatgaagaaagggcactcCATGGCCccccgggctactgcgctccgaactgagtaatagacgcaggcagcctaatgtcacattcactcaacccaagCAAACCCTTTACAACAGTTTTGCAGACAGCAGCTTTGCCACACCCTGTGCCCAGAGCAGCCAaacgaaacacaagccctggtcccagggtctgctggggttgtggccagtCCCCCCCCATATCCCCCAGTCACCGGGGTATCAtagaagcagacgagggcaagcggatggagtATGTTGTGTGGCCAGGTTGGACTCCCCAGCCCCGCACAGTCACAGGTACCCCAGATGGACAGTAGGGGGCAGGGCTGTGCCATCACCCTTGTTGCTTTCTTAGTGAGGgaggggcacactgagcttccagggagggaggTCACCATGGCTGTGTTGCAGCAGAGACTCTtgacagctgtgtgtgacttttcgAGTCCCCCTGTCAgcagctacctccatgacacagccctctgttaccccagatgggagaggagaggacagttgcTGTATTGAATTCAGAATTCAGACAGTTTTGCGttgagtgagggagaggtgggtcagactcatctggtgcagcatgagatcgacacaggtgatgctcgacccatcaagatgcgtccccgccgtatcccgctggcacgccaggaggcggcagacaaggctgtgttggagatgcagcgggcagacttcattgagccctcagacagcccctgggcggcgccagtcgtcatggttccgaagaagggggcaagctgaggttctgtgcggactacaggcggctgaatgaggtaaccaggaaggactcataccccataccacgtatcgatgagtcgctggacctggttagggggtcctcctggttctcctcactagacctccgaaGTGGCTatggcaggtgcccctctccccagaggccagagccaaaactgcgttctccactaacagaggacactggcagttcaaggtcctgtgctttggcctgtgcaacgctccagctacttttgagcgtttgatggacagggtgctggatggcatcccccgacagcagtgtctggtatacctcgatgacatcctggcccatggcagctccttccagtcagccctggaggcgctacggcgtgtgctggagagggtggctgccgcaggtctgaagctccaccccgagaagtgccacttcatgaggagagaggtgtccttcttgggccaccgagtggggaaggaggggatcagcaccatggaggacaaggtaggggctgtcagagactggcccacccccaccgaccagcgtcagctgaagagcttcctgggcctggcctcgtactacaggaggtttgtacggggcttctcaagcgttgctgctccactgaaccgcctgctgccgaaggacaaggctttcacttggacagtggagtgtgaggaggcgtttcaccctcaaacgtgcactgatcgaggcccccgtgctcgccccctgacctcaccttgccctttatcctggacacagacgcgagcaatgtgggcatgggtggggtgctggcccaggtggggccagaggggagagagtggtggcgtacttcagcaaaacatttgacaaacatgagcgccgctactgtgtcacccggcgggagctcttggctgttgtggcttccgtcaaacacttcaagtactacctgggtggtctgccctttactgtaaggactgaccactctgctctccagtggctcatgtctttcagagagccagaggggcaggtggcacgctggttggaggagcttcagccgtatgacttcacggtggtgcacagggcaggggcacgccactccaacgacgacgccatgtcccgtcggccctgtactgcagacggctgccgccactgtgaacggagagagggacgggagagagagctgcgggcagaggagggtgtctgtgccacagtgtgtcgggcgagcgggcctgtctgctgcgagctgcagactgtcgacgtggctgaatggcggcagcagcagggacgggacacagacctacagccagtgctacagtgggtagaggcgcaggtgaggccaccatgggaagaggtgacagcgctactcgcgaccaaagggttgtggtcgaagtttgagagactgcggctggctgatggcgtgctacagcgggcatggaaggagtcagctacgggagaggagaggtggcaggtggtggtcccaaaagcattgcgggaggctgttctccagagtactcatgggggtggggactggacactttggggtcacaaaaacactgcgccgtctccgtcagggcttctactggaggcagcacaagagggatgtggaggacttttgtcgccgctgtgacaactgcacagcgagaaagggcccccaggacgctctcatgctcagctccaacagttcccagtgggggctcccatggagagggtgggagtggatgtagttgggcaccacagacagtggaaaccgctgggtgctcacggccatggactatttcacaaaatggcccgaggcctatgctctgcctgaccaggaggcagagaccatcgtcgacgccctgacagcggggatgttcagcaggtttggagctgcagagtccatccacagcgaccaaggcagaaactttgagtcccgtgtgttcgccaccatgtgtgagaggctgggtatgcacaagacccgcactactcctctccatcctcaaagtgatggccttgtggagcgcttcaacaaaacgcttggacagcagctggccatcgtctcttccaaacaccagcgtgactgggacaagcacctgcctatggtcctcatggcatgccgctccgctgtccaagactccacctcctgcacgcctgccctcctcatgctggggagatccgcacccctgcggagatggcgtttggtcggcacctggatagccctcatgttcctccggggccggagtatgcccggagactccaggaccgcctggagacagcccacaccttcgtggtgaatgcaggtgtgaggcagaaaaggaactatgacgtgcacacccggggaaggcactttgtggctggggagctggtctgggtctacagccccctaagaaaaaaaggcagatgccccaagttggacagtcactgggtgggaccctgcagtgtcctggagagggtaggggaggttgtgtaccgggtgcagcttcctcccagggggagaaaggtggcactgcaccgggacaggttagccccatacagaggggcctcttttccccaaaccccaggaacccccacaattcccctctctggcaatgacattctccaggcacccaccctcaggtgccgcagacaaggctccagacagcccactcccctgtttccccctgtgtcaccgcgtggttccccagagccacggactgtattacccgttcccgcttccttgtcccccatatccctgccttcatcccctggttcccagggggcactctgcgaccatcacggccacgcaggcaaaggagacctccgggtcgcttcagagactttgtttgttccctcggggacgagggactttgtggtggggggctgtgtagcgacccgcacagacagctgtgtgttatgtcttaggctaggatgtggttgtgttgtactgaccagtacccggtgttcgcggggtccgacatgtcagtcaacctgctatctgccaatcacgggaatgcctggaatgttctgatgccgggcatcctggtggttggcggagtggcgtggaggggttgggcagggggtgaGCAttgaagttaagaccaggttcagcctttattctctctctcttacgtctgggctgccccagagaaggtcacgattggcttatgggttatctgttatctttttggcgtgtgctacggcccaaacagtagcctgtgtgaagttggtttaataaaccgtctattcgcaaactcaagcctctgtctggacaattgttcctttatgatctagtcaggtcattacaatatgtttgataccgttccattgatGCCATtccttccaccagcctccactgctctcTGCATGTCACATTTTGCACAGCTTTGCCAAAATGGTCATAtctatgtatgtttgtgtggccAGCCCTGTCACCTAAGGGACTGGGAGTTACAAGTGCACTTTAAGATTCATGGCCAAGGCAAGAAGAATCTGAATGGGGATGGACTGGCAATTTGGTACACCAAGGAGCGCATGCAGAAAGGTACTGTCCCACAATGTAGTTCCAACAGAAATACCAGAGTGTAGGTGCAATGCAATGCAACTGTATAAATGCATTTCTGTAAATGTGTAGGTCCTGTGTTTGGGAATCAGGACCTTTTCACAGGGCTGGGTGTATTTGTGGACACGTACCCCAATGaggaaaaacaccttgaggtaCAGTATGTGCATATACCTGTCAACCTCTTCTATGTGTTTCTGTGGAGGGAAGGAGTAGCTACAATACTGTTACATGCTATGTTACCAATTATAGGACTTTATCTCAACCACttcctttttattttattgtactgTCCGGCAGCAGTGTTTGTGTCATATCCTGTCAAATCTGGGTCAACATGTCCTGATCTTCCTGTGCTCTGAGAGGGGCCTAACTGGCAACTAACACCTCCCACCTCAAAACAGACTGTAGTCATACCAAGCAAGACAATACAGTGGAATATTTGAGTTTTTGTTGGGAGTGCTTGTTTTGGGCAGGGCTCACATACCTGTGTAATGGGCCTTGTGTTGTGCTTCTCTGTTTTGTGCATCCCTACGGAGACAGGCACAGAAGACGAGGTACACCACACGCACACAGGTACCCCATGTTTGGACCACCCATACCAAATGCCCCCCATACCCCTCTCCTTAGTTACTCTCATCAACCCCCTAATGAACAAGCTGCCCCACGTTCTTGTTGTTTTACTACCTATTAACAATTGGTTGCACCTTGAATAAAAATGTGCGTTTGGATGAGTAGGGGATTAGGTAGAGAATGAGATCACTCAAGCAACTGTTACCAGCAGTATTGTACTGTTGTGGATGCTGCATCTTTTACCTGTTCTGATTCTATCTCTCACTATTCAGTACCTTCTTTCTTTTTTCACACCTTCCACCAGAGGATCTTCCCCTTTGTGTTGGCCATGGTGGGGAACGGAAGCATTAGTTACGACCACGAACGAGACGGGCGTCCCACTGAGCTGGGCGGCTGCAACGCCATGGTGCGCAACCTCAACCACGACACCTTCATCTTTATCAGATATGTCCGTCGCAGGCTCACGGTGagagcaggcacacacacacatacatttgaaCGACTCTACGATGTTATCAATATCCAAGTTATTGTGTATTAACTTAATAATAATGTAATGCCTCATTTCATCCAAGATGCATATTGGGTCACTTCTGTACAAACAGATCTGTTGTGTTGAAGTGAATTGTTTCATTCACACCCGTTAACTCAACTTTGCAAGAGAATGTCAGAGATATGATGCTTTGACTGTTAGGTAGTGCCTGGGCATACTTTGTtcaactagctctcacagtctcacgtcagaattagatgttcatccatgtttctcaaaatgTAAAGTTTTGAAGTTGTTCCAAATGTCACATTTCAAAgtatttaaggttaagtttaggcattaactaaCATTTGAGGTTAGGGTTAACTTTGGGCATTaagtctgaatggttaaggtttgggataggctttaAGAAATAAAAAAAGTTATATTGCTGGATTCGAACATACAACCTTTGgcaccagaggcagatgcttactgGCTTGCTGTattggcttgcttgtatgacattcCTGTCCACAGCACCCTAGCAAAACCAAAACCTACACTGTACTTGAACCTAGTGGtcggtttccacgtcatctcccggCGTCCTCAGACATAGAAGGATTTCGAATACTGACTTGTgtcatgggtgacctggctgacCCTGTTAACCATACTCCTAATCTCTATCTCTACTAGATTATGATTGACATTGATGGGCAGCATGAATGGAGGGACTGCCTGGACATACCGGGGGTACGGCTACCTCAGGGCTACTACTTTGGAGCCTCGGCCGTCACTGGAGATCTCTCTGGTAGTACTCCCCTCTACTGTGTTTTACATAGTAGCGTGAATGAAATCAGCTGTTTTATTGCCATGAATTAGCGCCTAGTTTTCATTTACTTCATCTACTTGGTGTTTCATTGAGGTCTCTAATTTCAAGTGAGAAGACGTTTCATCCCAGATTATCACTATCATTTATTTTGATAAGCCCAGAATGAAATTAATGTGACACGTAAGTCAAATTGAGGGCATGTGGTCTAATAGGGAACTAAGATATTGCATTTTGGTCCATTTGAATGTGTTCTTGCTGCAGTTTTCTTTGAATGACTGAAACGGTCTGTTCCACAGACAATCACGATGTGGTCTCCCTGAAACTGTACCAGCTGACTGTGTTACGCAGTGAGAccgaggaaaaggaggaggaagatgagatcACTCTACCCAGTGTAGATAACATGGACCTACTAAAGAGTAAGGCTCACTACCTCTCACAAACATACACTTCATTGGCGTTACTCTACTCAAATAAGTTATTCTTGATAAAAAGCTCAAATATATATACAATCAAATTATGTTATAGTATTAGGGCTCTTTAACCAACTCAGTGGCATGTAGTGTGTGCCCTGAGACTGGCAGAAGTTTGAGGATTCGATCCCTGGTCATACCAAAAAAACACTAAAAATGGGACCTGATGCCTTTCTGCTTGTCACTCAGCATTAAAGAGATGGATTGAGGGTAAGGCCATGTGATAAACTACCTtcctgtccaggaggtgtacttgtacatcaagctgcctcatgctacagaaacaggagataggctaCTGCCCCTATGGGCTGTTCTGGCTCAGACAAGGCGTACTTGTCTAAGGCCTACTTATTTTGGGTCCTTGTCACTATTTTTCACTTTCTATCCATACTaacatctctatctctctgtgtcagtgggtgagaaTGAAGAAGGGTGGAGTAGTATTGCTATGTTCTTCACCATCCTCTTCTCCATGCTGGGCTGTTTCCTGCTCATCGTGGTCGGCCTCATCGTCTACAGCCACTGGAACGAGAACAGGCGCAAACGCTTCtactgagacggagagagggggaaaagagcgGGAGGGAGGCCTCCCAtcataaccactactgtagtctGACGACAACTGCACTGAGACACTGAAATGACTGGCAAGATGGAGACAATGTAACTGACCTCCCAATGTAGACCAATATGCTTGATGGACAGAGGTACCATTGGGACACTAGTGAATCCTGGGAAAGACTGAGCAGCGGTGAATGCATTTCAACTACAGTAGCCAACCACACTGACCCCTGCCATGAGTAGACATACAGAACGTTTGTCTGTCCCCACCCTACTCTCACCAACCAGGCCTTACTCTACACAAATATAGAGagcatattattattatgtacttACTGTGTGAAAATGACCTCCGTGTTGTCAGACAGTGCCATTGCTGGTTAATATTTTGGTTGTCTTTTTAAGGGTCTGGGGAGATGGATTTATACTCAGTTTTAGGGTTTTGAATGTCAGAGACAAAGTAACCAATGTAAATCCACATGACCAGGTCCCATCAGCGCTTGATCCGTGTCACACCAAAGATGTTTCATGGCCTA
This region of Oncorhynchus masou masou isolate Uvic2021 chromosome 8, UVic_Omas_1.1, whole genome shotgun sequence genomic DNA includes:
- the LOC135544475 gene encoding VIP36-like protein isoform X3 yields the protein MAAATNNNCQILNILSDIFLRQTMTLKTYWTFVIILITTCRSFADDDNHEMEEFLKREHSLSKPYQGVGSSSSSHWELMGDAMVTTEQVRLTTDMQSKQGAVWSRIPCHLRDWELQVHFKIHGQGKKNLNGDGLAIWYTKERMQKGPVFGNQDLFTGLGVFVDTYPNEEKHLEAQKTRYTTRTQRIFPFVLAMVGNGSISYDHERDGRPTELGGCNAMVRNLNHDTFIFIRYVRRRLTIMIDIDGQHEWRDCLDIPGVRLPQGYYFGASAVTGDLSDNHDVVSLKLYQLTVLRSETEEKEEEDEITLPSVDNMDLLKMGENEEGWSSIAMFFTILFSMLGCFLLIVVGLIVYSHWNENRRKRFY
- the LOC135544475 gene encoding VIP36-like protein isoform X1 translates to MVTTEQVRLTTDMQSKQGAVWSRIPCHLRDWELQVHFKIHGQGKKNLNGDGLAIWYTKERMQKGPVFGNQDLFTGLGVFVDTYPNEEKHLEAQKTRYTTRTQRIFPFVLAMVGNGSISYDHERDGRPTELGGCNAMVRNLNHDTFIFIRYVRRRLTIMIDIDGQHEWRDCLDIPGVRLPQGYYFGASAVTGDLSDNHDVVSLKLYQLTVLRSETEEKEEEDEITLPSVDNMDLLKMGENEEGWSSIAMFFTILFSMLGCFLLIVVGLIVYSHWNENRRKRFY
- the LOC135544475 gene encoding VIP36-like protein isoform X2, encoding MVTTEQVRLTTDMQSKQGAVWSRIPCHLRDWELQVHFKIHGQGKKNLNGDGLAIWYTKERMQKGPVFGNQDLFTGLGVFVDTYPNEEKHLEAQKTRYTTRTQRIFPFVLAMVGNGSISYDHERDGRPTELGGCNAMVRNLNHDTFIFIRYVRRRLTIMIDIDGQHEWRDCLDIPGVRLPQGYYFGASAVTGDLSDNHDVVSLKLYQLTVLRSETEEKEEEDEITLPSVDNMDLLKTTGTRTGANASTETERGGKEREGGLPS